The Thermovenabulum gondwanense sequence GCCCTTCCTATGTACTGGTCCACGGTTTCCTCTATGTCCAAAAACAGTTTTTTAAACTCCCTGATATCCTGGTGCTGTTTTCTATAAAGGATATAAGCCTTGGCAGTTTTAGCATGTCCGTTTTCAATCAAAACCTTTTCTACCACATCCTGAATGTTTTCCACAGTAGGAATATTTTGTTTGAACCTATCTTCCAGAATTTTTATCACTTCATCGGTCAATCTGGCAGCCAGATTCCTGTCGCTTCCTCCCACGGCCTTTGCAGCTTTAAATATTGCATCCTCTATTTTGCTTCGATCAAAATCCTGCAAAGAGCCGTCTCTTTTTATTATTTTCCTTAACATTTCAATACCCCCAGTTATTCAAACAAATATTACATTTTACACCTATTAGCCTCTTTGTTTATTTTATTAAATATGAGATTCACAGTCAAAGCAATTTTTTCAGCATTTAACATTAAAGCAGTCTTGTGGCAATCATATTTTAAGCCTTTTAAACGATACTGTAAAAGCTCAATAAATGTTAAAAATTAACGAAAAATTTATATAAAATCCATTCTTAAATTAAGATTAATGAATTTAAAAGAAGTTTTTTTGCGATAAATCCATAGTATTTTAGTAGACTTTCTGGTATAATGAAAAAAAGTAATTTCTTTTATTTTTGGAGGGATTAAATGAACGCTGAAGAAAGAAGAGAAAAAATAGTTGAAGTCCTTGAAAAATCAAAAAAGCCAATTCCGGGAAACGAACTGGCAAAGCTTTTTAACGTTACAAGGCAAGTAATAGTCCAGGATATAGCTATCCTGCGGGCTTCAGGAAAGGATATACTGTCCACCTCTTCGGGATATATGATTGAATCTCAAAGGCAATTAGTAATAAAAAAAGTAGCATGCCGCCACACGAAAGAAGAATTAAGGGATGAATTAATGACTTTTGTAGAATGCGGATGCAAGGTCGTGGACGTTATTGTAGAACACCCCATTTACGGAGAACTCCATGGACTGTTAATGATTTCCAATTCTAAGGATGTGGAAAACTTTCTAAAGAATTTGGAAGAAAAAGAAGCCTCCCTCCTTTCGGAACTGACCGGTGGAATTCATCTTCACACCATTGAAGCCATCAACGAAGATGCTATCAACAAGGCAAAAAGTATACTGAAAGAAAAGGGAATACTGCTGGAATAAAACAATTGACAAGACAAGTGTATATACAGTAAAATATTTATAAGAAAATAAAAGGAGGGAGATTCATGACATCCAGAAAT is a genomic window containing:
- a CDS encoding transcription repressor NadR, whose protein sequence is MNAEERREKIVEVLEKSKKPIPGNELAKLFNVTRQVIVQDIAILRASGKDILSTSSGYMIESQRQLVIKKVACRHTKEELRDELMTFVECGCKVVDVIVEHPIYGELHGLLMISNSKDVENFLKNLEEKEASLLSELTGGIHLHTIEAINEDAINKAKSILKEKGILLE